A single Acidaminococcus sp. DNA region contains:
- a CDS encoding 4Fe-4S dicluster domain-containing protein yields MEVTEITKIRRKVVTMLCKMAYDGNLPEHVYDILQIVSEDTPRLRCCVHKERAVLKQRIDVALGTDTNMNIVEAAKKAVSEPVDRTQHVIAVLPEACSACPVNKYMITDVCRRCLTHRCMNGCQKKAISVYQGRAHIDYDLCIECGNCYRGCPYGAVVEIARPCEKACKVHALHMGKHRKAEIDKSICVECGACRGACPFGAIEERSHVVQLIQELKAKKRNVYALLAPSFVGQFGLKVTPGQIKTACKKLGFTQVKEVAVGADMTVISEGNEFVEKVVNGDQKLLTSSCCPAFVATVKRHAPALADCISDTVSPMVARSKAVKHNDPTAVTVFIGPCIAKKVEAREHPDEIDYSLTFEELKCMMDSQGINPADCESDDFKPDSSADGCSFPQAQGVSTAVKDYTEKFYNITPKAKYCNGLEECLGALKDFQDGKLDIQYLEGMACVKGCLNGPGALTEPGLTRVLLKRFAGTTRMQCAGDNDFAQNEVKHVDMERVYLRK; encoded by the coding sequence ATGGAAGTCACCGAAATTACGAAAATCAGACGGAAAGTTGTCACGATGCTTTGCAAGATGGCTTACGATGGAAACTTACCTGAACACGTCTATGACATTTTGCAGATTGTAAGTGAAGACACGCCTCGTTTGCGCTGCTGCGTCCATAAGGAACGGGCTGTCCTGAAACAGAGAATCGATGTGGCTCTCGGAACAGATACCAATATGAATATCGTAGAGGCTGCTAAAAAGGCTGTTTCTGAACCGGTTGACCGTACCCAGCATGTCATTGCTGTACTGCCGGAAGCTTGCTCCGCCTGCCCTGTCAATAAATATATGATTACCGATGTGTGCCGCCGCTGCCTGACGCACCGCTGCATGAACGGCTGCCAGAAGAAAGCAATTTCTGTGTATCAGGGCCGCGCTCATATCGATTATGATCTCTGCATTGAATGCGGTAACTGCTACCGCGGCTGTCCGTACGGCGCTGTCGTGGAAATCGCCCGTCCCTGTGAAAAAGCCTGCAAAGTGCACGCACTGCACATGGGTAAACACAGAAAAGCTGAAATCGATAAGAGCATCTGCGTGGAATGCGGCGCCTGCCGTGGTGCCTGCCCATTCGGCGCTATCGAAGAACGCAGCCATGTAGTGCAGCTGATTCAGGAACTCAAAGCAAAGAAGAGAAACGTCTATGCACTCCTGGCACCTTCCTTTGTCGGCCAGTTCGGCCTCAAAGTAACACCGGGCCAGATCAAGACGGCCTGCAAGAAACTGGGCTTTACCCAGGTCAAGGAAGTTGCTGTCGGCGCTGATATGACGGTTATTTCCGAAGGCAATGAATTTGTTGAAAAAGTAGTAAACGGAGACCAGAAGCTCCTCACGAGTTCCTGCTGCCCAGCTTTCGTGGCTACGGTAAAACGTCATGCTCCGGCACTGGCTGACTGCATTTCCGATACCGTTTCCCCGATGGTGGCCCGCAGTAAAGCCGTGAAACATAATGATCCGACTGCCGTTACCGTATTTATCGGGCCGTGCATTGCCAAGAAGGTAGAAGCCCGTGAACATCCGGATGAAATCGATTATTCCCTGACCTTCGAAGAATTAAAATGCATGATGGACAGCCAGGGAATCAATCCTGCGGACTGCGAATCGGATGATTTCAAACCGGATTCTTCTGCCGACGGCTGCAGCTTCCCGCAGGCTCAGGGCGTCAGCACGGCTGTCAAGGATTACACCGAAAAGTTCTATAATATTACGCCGAAAGCAAAATACTGCAATGGCCTTGAAGAATGCCTTGGTGCCCTCAAGGACTTCCAGGACGGCAAACTCGATATCCAGTATCTTGAAGGCATGGCCTGCGTGAAGGGCTGCCTGAACGGACCGGGTGCATTGACGGAACCGGGCCTCACCCGCGTGCTGTTGAAACGTTTTGCCGGGACCACGAGAATGCAGTGTGCCGGCGACAACGATTTCGCACAGAACGAAGTCAAGCACGTCGACATGGAGCGCGTGTATTTGCGCAAATAA